A genomic window from Rhodococcus sp. KBS0724 includes:
- a CDS encoding 4-hydroxy-3-methylbut-2-enyl diphosphate reductase, translating into MSSAVPLNLGIAHSADSASIRKGTGKRVLLAEPRGYCAGVDRAVETVEKALEKHGAPIFVRKEIVHNRHVVETLEDQGVIFVDETDEVPEGSLLVFSAHGVSPAVHESAAERNLRTIDATCPLVTKVHQEAKRFARDDYDILLIGHEGHEEVEGTAGEAPNHVTIVDGPASVDAVTVRDENKVIWLSQTTLSVDETMQTVARLRDRFPNLQDPPSDDICYATQNRQVAVKAMAPECDLVIVVGSRNSSNSVRLVEVALGAGARASYLVDYAREVDLSWLDGVETVGITSGASVPEVLVRGVIDLLAEHGFHDVQSVTTANETLVFALPRELRAARTQ; encoded by the coding sequence ATGTCTTCGGCTGTTCCACTCAATCTCGGCATCGCGCACTCCGCGGATTCGGCGTCCATTCGTAAGGGCACAGGCAAGCGGGTACTTCTCGCCGAGCCGCGCGGCTACTGCGCCGGCGTCGACCGGGCGGTGGAGACCGTCGAAAAGGCGTTGGAGAAGCACGGCGCCCCCATTTTCGTGCGCAAGGAAATCGTTCACAACCGCCACGTCGTCGAGACCCTGGAAGATCAGGGTGTGATCTTCGTCGACGAAACCGACGAAGTTCCCGAGGGCTCGCTCCTCGTCTTCTCCGCGCACGGCGTCTCACCTGCCGTTCACGAATCGGCGGCCGAACGCAATCTGCGCACCATCGACGCGACGTGCCCACTGGTCACCAAAGTGCACCAGGAAGCAAAGCGGTTTGCGCGTGACGACTACGACATCCTGCTCATCGGCCACGAAGGTCATGAGGAAGTCGAAGGCACCGCAGGTGAGGCCCCCAATCACGTCACGATCGTCGACGGCCCCGCCTCGGTAGATGCCGTCACGGTTCGCGACGAGAACAAAGTGATCTGGCTGTCGCAGACCACATTGAGCGTCGACGAGACGATGCAAACCGTCGCGCGTCTGCGAGATCGCTTCCCGAATCTGCAGGATCCCCCGTCCGACGACATTTGCTACGCCACCCAGAACCGTCAGGTCGCGGTCAAGGCCATGGCGCCCGAATGCGATCTGGTGATCGTGGTCGGCTCGCGTAACTCCTCGAACTCGGTTCGGTTGGTCGAAGTCGCACTCGGGGCAGGCGCACGCGCGTCGTACCTGGTCGACTATGCCCGCGAAGTTGATCTGAGCTGGCTCGACGGCGTCGAGACAGTCGGAATCACGTCCGGCGCTTCCGTCCCGGAGGTGCTGGTTCGCGGAGTGATCGACCTATTGGCAGAGCACGGTTTCCACGACGTGCAATCGGTGACCACCGCCAACGAGACTCTGGTGTTTGCGCTCCCACGCGAGCTGCGCGCTGCGCGCACCCAGTAG
- a CDS encoding DUF6542 domain-containing protein, giving the protein MSATQRARSGVPLDKRSLVVTVPGLPWWGVVLLAAGVTSIGVLIDASGGGGELTSVFSTFYFLGCFFAVVAAANKSLFTAMAQPPLLLLVAVPLAQTMIGKDNSTSLRDIAINIAYPLVDRFPVMLATSIVVLIIGCVRYFLLQQRPTGPVRSTRTRRDTPPATNSRGASENSDPAQRRRRRPEPSRPDAAEATDLIPPQPRRRDTDRPAYSDRPVYNERPSYRPAAAPDRTPPRRSSAPVEHDRYQPPRRNQPVSERSDAPSYRERREYPSHSERRTPEAGRPSEERMEPFFASGGADDVPLPPRRRPAGADLPAYPAPRVRYRDRDETPS; this is encoded by the coding sequence GTGTCTGCAACCCAACGTGCTCGCTCCGGGGTACCGCTGGACAAACGATCTCTGGTCGTCACGGTCCCCGGTCTGCCCTGGTGGGGAGTAGTACTGCTCGCTGCCGGTGTCACTTCGATCGGTGTCCTGATCGATGCATCCGGTGGCGGCGGCGAGCTGACGTCCGTCTTCTCGACGTTCTACTTCCTCGGTTGCTTCTTCGCCGTGGTTGCTGCCGCAAACAAATCTCTGTTCACGGCAATGGCGCAGCCTCCGCTCCTACTTCTGGTCGCGGTACCGCTTGCGCAGACCATGATCGGCAAGGACAACAGCACCTCACTCCGCGACATTGCCATCAACATCGCATACCCACTGGTAGACCGCTTCCCCGTCATGCTGGCCACCAGCATCGTGGTCCTGATCATCGGCTGTGTCCGTTACTTCCTGCTGCAGCAGCGGCCGACCGGTCCGGTTCGATCCACCCGAACCCGGCGAGACACTCCACCCGCCACGAACTCGCGTGGTGCCAGCGAAAATTCCGATCCTGCGCAACGTCGGCGCCGTCGCCCCGAACCGAGCCGACCGGACGCGGCCGAGGCAACTGACCTGATTCCGCCGCAGCCCCGGCGACGCGACACCGATCGCCCCGCCTACAGCGACCGCCCTGTCTACAACGAGCGTCCGTCGTACCGTCCGGCTGCCGCGCCCGACCGCACACCGCCGCGTCGTAGCTCCGCTCCGGTCGAGCACGATCGCTACCAACCGCCGCGGCGCAACCAGCCGGTGAGCGAACGCAGCGATGCCCCGTCCTACCGTGAGCGTCGCGAGTACCCCTCCCACAGCGAGCGTCGTACCCCGGAAGCCGGTCGCCCCTCCGAGGAGCGCATGGAACCGTTCTTCGCCTCAGGTGGAGCCGACGACGTGCCGCTACCCCCGCGTCGACGTCCGGCAGGCGCCGACCTTCCGGCTTACCCGGCTCCTCGAGTGCGCTACCGCGACCGCGACGAAACGCCGAGCTGA
- a CDS encoding exonuclease SbcCD subunit D, with the protein MKILHTSDWHIGRTFHGVDLLADQASVLSAIAALVREHGVDVVVVPGDIYDRSIPSSDAVTVCNRGFEAIRDAGAVIVATSGNHDSAVRLGAGASFAAAGGLHLITRVGQVDSPVVVDDEFGPVVFYGIPYLEPEITRVELDVPRARSHSDVLGAAMARVRADLTGRLESDPKTRSVLLAHAFVVGGEATGEERSISVGGVETVAAGEFDGVDYVALGHLHSPQMLSDRVWYSGSPLPYSFGERSHKKAALLVELDGAGLVSTSRLDLPVVRGLRQLTGTLEDLLNSPDYVDAEDCYVSALLTDPVRPIDAMRALHTRFPFAVHLEWQRPEGNSELKYRDAMSGRDDMEIARGFVAAVRSEPTEGEISLMEAALGSADRAEEVTAELGVTA; encoded by the coding sequence ATGAAGATCTTGCACACCTCCGATTGGCACATAGGTCGCACTTTTCACGGTGTGGACTTGTTGGCCGATCAGGCGAGTGTGTTGAGCGCCATCGCTGCTCTCGTCCGTGAGCACGGCGTGGACGTCGTGGTTGTTCCGGGCGATATCTACGATCGCTCCATTCCGAGTTCCGACGCGGTCACGGTGTGCAATCGAGGGTTCGAGGCTATTCGTGATGCCGGAGCGGTCATCGTCGCCACGTCGGGCAATCATGATTCGGCTGTGCGCTTGGGTGCCGGCGCGTCGTTTGCCGCGGCCGGCGGGCTGCACCTGATCACTCGGGTCGGTCAGGTCGATTCACCGGTTGTGGTCGACGACGAGTTCGGCCCGGTGGTGTTCTACGGAATTCCGTATCTCGAACCGGAGATCACGAGAGTCGAGTTGGACGTGCCGCGTGCGCGTAGCCACTCGGACGTTCTGGGGGCCGCTATGGCTCGGGTGCGGGCAGACCTGACGGGTCGGCTGGAGAGTGACCCTAAGACTCGGTCGGTGCTCTTGGCGCATGCCTTTGTTGTCGGCGGTGAAGCGACGGGTGAGGAGCGCTCCATTTCGGTGGGCGGCGTCGAGACGGTGGCGGCCGGCGAGTTCGACGGTGTCGACTACGTTGCGTTGGGGCATCTCCATTCGCCACAGATGTTGTCGGATCGGGTCTGGTATTCGGGTTCACCGTTGCCGTACTCGTTCGGTGAGCGCAGCCACAAGAAGGCGGCGCTGTTGGTCGAACTCGACGGCGCCGGCCTCGTCTCGACGTCGCGTCTCGACCTTCCCGTTGTTCGAGGGTTGCGGCAGTTGACGGGCACTCTCGAAGATTTGCTCAACTCGCCGGACTACGTCGATGCCGAGGATTGTTACGTCTCGGCGCTGCTCACCGATCCGGTTCGCCCGATCGATGCAATGCGCGCGTTGCACACGAGGTTCCCGTTTGCCGTCCACCTCGAATGGCAGCGGCCGGAAGGTAATTCGGAGCTCAAGTACCGCGACGCTATGAGTGGCCGAGACGACATGGAGATCGCCCGGGGGTTTGTCGCCGCGGTCCGGAGCGAACCCACCGAGGGTGAAATTTCTCTGATGGAAGCTGCACTCGGTTCCGCTGATCGAGCTGAGGAAGTCACAGCTGAACTGGGAGTCACTGCGTGA
- a CDS encoding AAA family ATPase, with translation MRLHTLEITAFGPFADTVKVDFDRLGADGLFLLHGDTGAGKTTVLDAVAFALYGRVPGARNEGKRLLSDHAPVGSVPQVTLEATISGRRLKLVRSPEFSRPKKRGSGSIVENAKATLTWLDGRGENLSRIPDIGDEINRLMGMSADQFFQVVLLPQGEFAKFLRAENDERGKLLERLFDTKKFVSVEAWFDEKKKASTSALADREQAVQVLLARVETAAGLEVGAEAHPLEWSRKLLAEAQDGRDLANGVLEKSKAAAAEAHRVLGVAERTADLVRRRDRARAEIIALDEGSADLALIADELATAARAQPVSVISQDSDAVQRVVASALALAEKAVTQYSAHGGPDIFGGGVWPPRDGERDAVLAQVRDWRDEIVRLDSVAEQARIADSAESEIGTLSARHAAMAARTEGIARERAQLPEQLSSAASELADAQRCEASLPGLRTAYAAAADRAAAAHEIGRARVKAEAMRATVLDARDVHQAARGRWLDRVHTRIEGMAAELAGSLKPGDACQVCGSPEHPAPAQPGTDTVTEADVEKAAVRERAAEGALTVVLEQESALALEIDRLIARGGDGDVTELEVAREHAQSTLESAQSKADQAASVAARVAELSGRDNALEQESAALATEAATVVERISALTLRAREIRAAIVSAAGEDSSISARRARFETWATAATTASEARDDAARAQARAVELSTKLVDAALSAGFESAPAALAAVRTPARIVAIEAEVSRARDRGVAARSVLDDPDVAATADVATVDVEGPGLAARECTAAVNEAVAAASLAENRVADLERLNGQLEKAYEAIAPQRARHDELAALADVIAGKGQNSRKMSLRSYVLASRLEEVALSASVRLRRMSGGRYEFVHSDEAGSRGRRGGLGLDIRDDFTGVVRSAKTLSGGESFLASLSLALGLADVVAAESGGVVLDTMFIDEGFGTLDADTLDSVMGVLDELRDGGRVVGIVSHVDEMRQRIPSRLHVIRGRAGSSVEVIAG, from the coding sequence GTGAGGCTTCATACGCTCGAAATCACGGCCTTCGGTCCGTTCGCCGACACCGTCAAGGTGGACTTCGACAGGTTGGGGGCCGACGGCCTTTTCCTGCTGCACGGCGATACCGGCGCGGGAAAGACTACCGTCCTCGACGCCGTTGCCTTTGCGTTGTACGGCAGAGTGCCGGGTGCTCGAAACGAGGGTAAGCGGTTGCTGTCCGATCACGCTCCGGTTGGTTCGGTACCGCAGGTGACCCTCGAAGCCACCATCAGTGGTCGACGCCTCAAACTTGTTCGCAGTCCGGAGTTTTCCCGTCCGAAAAAACGTGGATCCGGTTCGATCGTCGAGAATGCCAAGGCGACCCTGACGTGGCTCGACGGCCGCGGCGAGAACCTCTCACGCATCCCGGACATCGGTGACGAGATCAACCGTCTGATGGGGATGAGCGCCGATCAGTTCTTCCAGGTTGTCCTGCTACCGCAGGGGGAGTTCGCCAAGTTCCTGCGAGCCGAGAACGATGAACGCGGAAAGTTGCTCGAGCGACTCTTCGACACCAAGAAGTTCGTGTCGGTGGAGGCGTGGTTCGACGAGAAGAAAAAAGCCAGTACCAGTGCTCTCGCGGACAGGGAGCAGGCTGTGCAGGTTTTACTTGCACGGGTCGAGACTGCGGCGGGTTTGGAAGTGGGAGCGGAAGCGCATCCGCTCGAATGGTCGCGCAAGTTGCTCGCGGAGGCGCAAGACGGCCGCGATTTGGCAAACGGAGTGCTCGAGAAGTCCAAAGCTGCGGCAGCGGAGGCCCATCGAGTGCTCGGCGTTGCCGAGCGTACTGCGGATTTGGTGCGTCGCCGCGACCGTGCGCGCGCAGAGATCATTGCATTGGACGAGGGGTCGGCAGATCTGGCCCTCATTGCGGATGAGTTGGCTACAGCCGCACGGGCGCAACCTGTTTCGGTAATTTCGCAGGATTCGGACGCGGTGCAGCGCGTGGTGGCGTCGGCACTCGCGCTTGCCGAGAAGGCGGTGACGCAGTACTCGGCGCACGGTGGTCCCGACATCTTCGGCGGGGGAGTGTGGCCGCCGCGAGACGGTGAGCGCGACGCGGTCTTGGCTCAGGTCAGAGACTGGCGAGACGAGATCGTGCGACTGGATTCGGTGGCCGAGCAGGCACGGATCGCGGATTCGGCAGAGTCGGAGATCGGCACACTGTCGGCGCGGCATGCCGCGATGGCCGCCCGCACCGAGGGCATCGCGCGTGAGCGTGCGCAGCTACCTGAGCAATTGAGCTCTGCCGCATCAGAACTCGCCGATGCGCAGCGCTGTGAGGCGTCGTTGCCGGGTCTTCGGACTGCTTACGCGGCAGCAGCAGACAGAGCTGCGGCAGCACACGAGATCGGCCGCGCGCGTGTGAAGGCCGAGGCGATGCGTGCCACAGTGCTCGATGCGCGCGACGTCCATCAGGCGGCTCGCGGGCGTTGGCTCGATCGGGTGCACACACGCATCGAGGGGATGGCCGCGGAGCTGGCGGGTTCTCTCAAACCGGGCGACGCGTGTCAGGTGTGTGGTTCGCCGGAGCATCCCGCTCCCGCACAGCCCGGAACCGACACTGTGACTGAGGCTGACGTCGAGAAAGCCGCAGTTCGCGAACGCGCCGCAGAAGGTGCCTTGACGGTTGTTCTCGAGCAGGAGAGCGCCCTGGCGTTGGAGATCGATCGATTGATCGCTCGCGGCGGCGACGGTGACGTCACAGAACTCGAAGTAGCGCGCGAACATGCGCAGTCGACTCTCGAGAGCGCGCAGTCGAAGGCCGACCAAGCAGCGAGTGTCGCGGCGCGGGTTGCGGAACTCAGTGGCCGAGACAACGCACTCGAGCAGGAGTCTGCAGCGTTGGCCACGGAAGCGGCCACCGTCGTCGAGCGCATCTCAGCTCTGACGCTGCGAGCACGGGAAATTCGGGCCGCGATTGTCTCTGCGGCGGGGGAGGATTCGAGCATCTCGGCGAGGCGGGCCCGGTTCGAGACTTGGGCAACCGCGGCTACGACGGCGTCGGAAGCTCGCGACGACGCGGCCCGGGCACAAGCTCGAGCTGTCGAGTTGTCGACAAAGCTGGTTGATGCGGCACTCTCCGCTGGTTTCGAGTCGGCTCCGGCCGCGCTGGCAGCTGTTCGGACGCCGGCACGCATCGTAGCCATCGAGGCAGAGGTTTCGCGGGCACGTGATCGAGGAGTGGCTGCGCGTTCAGTTCTCGACGACCCGGATGTTGCTGCTACGGCTGATGTTGCGACTGTGGACGTGGAAGGACCTGGACTTGCTGCGCGTGAATGCACAGCGGCCGTCAACGAGGCAGTTGCAGCGGCGTCGCTGGCGGAAAATCGGGTTGCGGACCTCGAACGCCTCAACGGCCAGCTCGAGAAAGCATACGAGGCAATTGCACCGCAGCGTGCGCGTCACGACGAGTTGGCGGCGCTGGCAGATGTGATCGCCGGCAAGGGGCAGAACAGCCGCAAGATGTCTTTGCGGTCGTATGTGTTGGCGTCTCGGCTCGAGGAAGTTGCACTGTCCGCGTCGGTTCGGTTGCGTCGAATGTCCGGTGGGCGATACGAATTCGTTCACAGTGACGAAGCCGGATCCCGTGGTCGGCGCGGTGGCCTCGGCCTCGACATCCGTGACGATTTCACCGGCGTCGTGCGGTCGGCAAAAACACTCTCGGGTGGTGAGTCCTTCCTGGCGTCATTGTCTTTGGCGTTGGGGCTTGCCGACGTTGTTGCCGCTGAATCCGGTGGTGTTGTGCTCGACACCATGTTCATCGACGAGGGATTCGGAACCCTCGATGCCGACACCCTCGATTCGGTGATGGGTGTGCTCGACGAGCTTCGCGACGGTGGACGTGTTGTCGGGATAGTCAGTCACGTCGACGAAATGCGGCAGCGAATCCCGAGTCGCCTGCACGTCATTCGTGGACGTGCAGGCTCCTCGGTAGAAGTGATTGCGGGCTGA
- a CDS encoding AI-2E family transporter yields the protein MWLAKWSLVLASISIGALIFGWLVEKLWVIVLPVALAIVLATVMWPPTREMVKRGLPPAAAAAITLVLSIGVLAGVIAGIIPSVVGQAPELANKTTEGINQVQDWMQGPPLNLQDDQIDNAIHSVVAKVQESGTAIASGVFSGVSTAGSLLVTLGLVLVLSFFFIKDGPRFIPWLHAVGGGKAGRHLEEVLTRMWDTLGGFIRTQALVSLIDAVFIGAGLLILGVPLAPVLAILTFIGGFIPIVGAFVAGALAVLVALVANGLTTAIIVLIIILLVQQIEGNVLQPVLQSKSMKLHAVIVLLAVAAGSSLYGIVGAFLAVPVAAVAAVVIRYIGEQIDERATDNEPMPKGNASDLVEQSENDAATTDEDQKA from the coding sequence ATGTGGCTCGCCAAGTGGTCGTTGGTGCTGGCATCCATTTCGATCGGCGCACTGATATTTGGTTGGCTCGTCGAAAAGTTGTGGGTAATCGTGCTGCCCGTTGCCCTGGCGATCGTCCTCGCGACTGTCATGTGGCCGCCCACCCGCGAAATGGTCAAACGAGGACTGCCGCCGGCAGCGGCAGCAGCCATCACCTTGGTGCTGTCGATCGGTGTGCTGGCCGGCGTGATCGCGGGCATCATCCCGTCCGTCGTCGGGCAAGCCCCCGAACTGGCAAACAAAACAACCGAGGGCATCAACCAGGTCCAGGACTGGATGCAAGGACCACCGCTCAACCTCCAGGATGATCAGATCGACAATGCTATCCATTCAGTTGTCGCCAAGGTCCAGGAGAGCGGAACAGCTATCGCCTCAGGCGTTTTCAGTGGTGTGAGCACCGCCGGTTCCCTGCTGGTCACGCTGGGCCTCGTTCTGGTTCTGTCGTTCTTCTTCATCAAGGACGGCCCGCGCTTCATCCCGTGGCTCCACGCAGTGGGCGGCGGAAAGGCCGGCAGGCACCTCGAAGAAGTTCTGACGCGTATGTGGGACACCCTCGGCGGATTCATCCGCACCCAGGCTCTGGTGAGTCTGATCGACGCAGTGTTCATCGGCGCCGGACTGCTGATCCTCGGCGTCCCCCTGGCACCGGTGCTCGCGATTCTGACATTCATCGGCGGCTTCATTCCGATTGTGGGCGCATTTGTTGCCGGCGCCCTTGCAGTGCTGGTTGCGTTGGTAGCCAACGGCTTGACCACGGCGATCATCGTGTTGATCATCATCCTGCTGGTGCAGCAGATCGAAGGAAACGTCCTTCAACCTGTCCTGCAAAGCAAGTCGATGAAACTCCACGCGGTTATCGTGCTTCTTGCCGTCGCTGCGGGTAGCTCCCTCTACGGAATCGTCGGCGCCTTCCTCGCAGTTCCCGTGGCCGCTGTCGCCGCCGTCGTCATCCGCTACATCGGCGAGCAGATCGACGAACGCGCAACGGACAACGAACCTATGCCGAAGGGCAACGCCTCCGACCTGGTCGAACAATCCGAGAACGACGCGGCCACCACGGACGAAGACCAGAAGGCCTGA
- a CDS encoding YbdD/YjiX family protein, whose translation MTARVGTTLRGILWWIRSVMGDLDYARYVEHTRRNHSDAPLLSEREFWRRRHAAADNNPGARCC comes from the coding sequence ATGACCGCTCGAGTCGGAACAACATTGCGCGGCATCCTGTGGTGGATCCGCTCGGTGATGGGCGATCTGGACTACGCCCGATACGTCGAGCACACCCGGCGGAACCACAGCGATGCGCCGCTCTTGAGCGAACGAGAGTTCTGGCGTCGCCGTCACGCAGCAGCGGACAACAATCCGGGTGCCCGCTGCTGCTGA
- a CDS encoding carbon starvation CstA family protein produces MSLTTAPEPNVEYLRTDPDLPPVGVVDRTPISPTARFVFLVIGLVGGLAWYMIAIVRNEHISAVWFVLAAICTYLIAYRFYARLIERKLVKPRDDVATPAEIMENGADYMPTDRRVLFGHHFAAIAGAGPLVGPVLAAQMGYLPGTLWIIIGVVFAGAVQDFLVLWISSKRRGRSLGQMAREELGLVGGVAALIGVFVIMIILIAVLGLVVVNALAESPWGVFSIAMTIPIALFMGVYLRYLRPGKVSEVSLIGVVLLLLAIVSGGWVADTGWGADWFTLSKVTIAWLMIAYGFAASVLPVWLLLAPRDYLSTFMKVGTIALLAIGILVARPVLNMPAVTPFASNGEGPAFAGTLFPFLFITIACGALSGFHALIASGTTPKLLEKESQTRMIGYGGMLTESFVAIMALVTACILDQHLYFALNAPAALTGGTPETAAEYVNNLPLGIAPISPDVLSQAAEAVGEESIISRTGGAPTLAFGMSEVLSDVFGGDSLKSFWYHFAIMFEALFILTTIDAGTRVARFMLSDSLGNFGGPAKKFKDPSWRIGAWLCSLIVVAAWGAILLMGVTDPLGGINTLFPLFGIANQLLAAIALTVVMTIVMKKGLFKWAWIPGVPLVWDLIVTMTASWQKIFSDNPAIGYWAQHNVFKDAKAAGETSHGSAKTPEAIDAVIRNTFIQGTLSIIFASLVIVVVIAGIIVCIKAIRVGGLPTTESPEEPSKIFGPASFIPTPAEKEVQKEWDELIKAGKVRAPGAAHAGGH; encoded by the coding sequence ATGAGCCTGACGACGGCGCCGGAACCGAATGTCGAGTACCTGAGAACAGACCCTGACCTGCCACCCGTCGGCGTGGTGGACCGCACCCCCATCTCGCCGACGGCTCGCTTTGTCTTCCTGGTCATCGGACTGGTGGGCGGCCTCGCCTGGTACATGATTGCGATAGTTCGAAATGAACACATCAGCGCCGTCTGGTTCGTGTTGGCCGCGATCTGTACCTACCTGATCGCTTATCGGTTCTACGCGCGGTTGATCGAACGCAAACTCGTCAAGCCGCGTGACGACGTCGCTACGCCCGCCGAGATCATGGAAAACGGCGCCGATTACATGCCGACGGATCGACGGGTTCTCTTCGGCCATCACTTTGCCGCCATCGCCGGAGCCGGCCCACTCGTCGGCCCCGTCCTGGCAGCGCAAATGGGATATCTGCCAGGCACTTTGTGGATCATCATCGGAGTTGTCTTTGCCGGTGCAGTACAGGATTTCCTGGTTCTGTGGATCTCGTCCAAACGGCGCGGCCGCAGTCTCGGTCAGATGGCCCGTGAAGAACTTGGCCTCGTCGGCGGCGTCGCGGCGCTGATCGGCGTCTTTGTCATCATGATCATCCTCATCGCCGTTCTCGGGCTCGTGGTGGTCAACGCACTCGCCGAAAGTCCTTGGGGCGTCTTCTCTATCGCGATGACCATCCCCATCGCACTGTTCATGGGCGTCTACCTGCGTTACCTTCGGCCCGGCAAGGTCTCCGAGGTCTCGCTGATCGGTGTAGTCCTGCTGCTGCTGGCCATCGTTTCCGGCGGCTGGGTCGCCGACACCGGTTGGGGCGCAGACTGGTTCACGCTCTCCAAGGTCACCATCGCGTGGCTGATGATCGCGTACGGATTTGCCGCCTCGGTCCTGCCCGTGTGGCTTCTGCTCGCGCCCCGCGACTACCTGTCGACATTCATGAAGGTCGGCACAATTGCCTTGCTCGCCATCGGAATCCTCGTTGCACGACCGGTATTGAACATGCCTGCGGTAACGCCGTTCGCGTCCAACGGAGAGGGGCCTGCCTTTGCCGGCACTCTGTTCCCGTTCCTGTTCATCACCATCGCCTGCGGCGCACTCTCGGGGTTCCACGCACTGATCGCGTCGGGAACAACACCGAAGCTCCTCGAAAAGGAAAGCCAGACCAGGATGATCGGGTACGGCGGCATGCTGACCGAATCGTTTGTCGCCATCATGGCCCTGGTCACCGCCTGCATCCTCGATCAGCACCTGTACTTCGCACTCAACGCTCCCGCCGCACTGACCGGTGGAACACCGGAAACCGCAGCAGAATACGTCAACAACCTGCCCCTCGGCATCGCTCCGATCTCCCCCGACGTCCTGTCCCAGGCAGCTGAGGCCGTCGGAGAGGAATCGATCATCTCGCGAACGGGCGGCGCTCCGACGCTGGCGTTCGGCATGTCCGAAGTCCTCAGCGACGTTTTTGGCGGCGACTCACTGAAATCGTTCTGGTATCACTTCGCGATCATGTTCGAAGCGCTCTTCATCCTCACGACCATCGACGCCGGCACCCGCGTTGCGCGGTTCATGCTGTCGGATTCGCTGGGCAATTTCGGCGGTCCTGCAAAGAAGTTCAAGGACCCGTCGTGGCGTATCGGCGCGTGGCTGTGCTCGCTGATCGTTGTTGCGGCCTGGGGCGCAATCCTGCTGATGGGTGTCACCGATCCCCTCGGCGGCATCAACACGCTCTTCCCCTTGTTCGGCATCGCCAATCAGCTGCTCGCGGCCATCGCGCTGACAGTGGTCATGACGATCGTGATGAAAAAGGGACTGTTCAAGTGGGCCTGGATCCCCGGAGTTCCGTTGGTGTGGGACTTGATCGTCACCATGACAGCGTCGTGGCAGAAGATCTTCTCCGACAATCCGGCTATCGGATACTGGGCTCAGCACAACGTGTTCAAGGACGCCAAAGCCGCCGGCGAGACGTCCCACGGCTCCGCCAAGACACCGGAAGCAATCGATGCCGTTATTCGCAATACGTTCATTCAGGGCACGTTGTCGATCATCTTCGCGTCGCTTGTCATCGTCGTGGTGATTGCCGGAATCATCGTGTGCATCAAGGCAATCAGGGTCGGGGGCCTACCCACTACCGAATCCCCCGAGGAACCGTCGAAGATCTTCGGTCCCGCGAGCTTCATCCCCACACCGGCCGAGAAGGAAGTTCAGAAGGAATGGGATGAGCTCATCAAGGCCGGTAAGGTCCGCGCACCTGGCGCCGCGCATGCAGGTGGGCACTGA